The genome window GGTAAGGGGCCGATTGTCGTCAACTCGGTGATCCGCCGTGGTAAGGCGCGGGCAGCGGGCGGCGTAGGCCGCAAAGTGACCGGCGTCAGCAAAACCCGCCAACTCCCCAACCTCC of Deinococcus detaillensis contains these proteins:
- the rpmB gene encoding 50S ribosomal protein L28; its protein translation is MSRVCELCGKGPIVVNSVIRRGKARAAGGVGRKVTGVSKTRQLPNLQSAIITKGGVGVRLRVCTKCLRNAYAA